One Miscanthus floridulus cultivar M001 chromosome 11, ASM1932011v1, whole genome shotgun sequence DNA window includes the following coding sequences:
- the LOC136492674 gene encoding kinesin-like protein KIN-14I: protein MAAGGVGPAQHQAPNGASGSVSNGSAAAATLLHGSAASTANGAADGYDSDGYSFAPPTPSTLSMSIPPELAGAIPLIDRFQVEGFLKAMQKQIHSAGKRGFFSKKSVGPQAREKFTLEDMLCFQKDPIPTSLLKISSDLVSRSIKLFHVILKYMGIDSPAIISLEERIELVAKLYKHTLKRSELRDELFAQISKQTRNNPDRGWSIRAWELMYLCASSMPPSKDIGAYLSEYVHYVAHGATTDSDVRVLALNTLNALKRSVKAGPRVTIPAWEEIEALLTSRKLTTIVFFLDETFEEITYDMATTVADAVEELAGIIKLSVYSSFSLFECRKVVNGSKSSEVGNEEYIGLDDNKYIGDLLSEFKSAKDRNKGEILHCKLVFKKRLFRESDEAVTDPMFVQLSYVQLQHDYILGNYPVGRDDASQLSALQILVEIGYIDNPESCVEWISLLERFLPRQVAITRAKRDWEPDIISRFQLMEHLSKDDARQQFLRILRTLPYGNSVFFSVRKIDDPIGLLPGKIILGINKRGVHFFRPVPKEYLHSAELRDIMQFGSSNTAVFFKMRVAGVLHIFQFETKQGEEICVALQTHINDVMLRRYSKARSANSVTLQNDVNQAYKPPNIEMYEKRVQELTKTVEESQKKADRLQEDLQLKTKQETEMQEELEGLRDTLQSERQSSKEVKNELDKLKSLYDEKESALQAALMEKSRLETRLTNGQGRERDTLTTVGSVNSDIEMFTKLKEELKSYQKELDASKEVLKKLMSEKNLLEQKVQRLERMKNEEKSTMEMVYADECRKLKSQIAELEQKLEVATRSLNVAESNLSLRNAEVDSLQNSLKELDELREFKADVDRKNQQTAEILKRQGAQLVELENVYKQEQVLRKRYYNTIEDMKGKIRVFCRLRPLSDKERSFEEKNIVCSPDEFTIAHPWKDEKSKQHIYDRVFDANTSQEEVFEDTKYLVQSAVDGYNVCIFAYGQTGSGKTFTIYGSDNNPGLTPRATSELFRVIKRDSNKYSFSLKAYMVELYQDNLVDLLLPRNAKQLKLEIKKDSKGVVTVENATVVSISSIEELRAIISRGSERRHTAGTNMNDESSRSHLILSIIIESTNLQTQSYARGKLSFVDLAGSERVKKSGSAGKQLKEAQSINKSLSALADVIGALSSDGQHIPYRNHKLTMLMSDSLGGNAKTLMFVNVSPAESNLEETYNSLMYASRVRCIVNYTSKHVAPKEIMRLKKLIAYWKEQAGKRSDGDELEEIQEERISKERADNRLTG from the exons ATGGCAGCCGGCGGTGTGGGGCCCGCGCAGCACCAGGCGCCGAACGGCGCCTCCGGCAGCGTCAGCAACGGcagtgccgccgccgccacgctgcTGCACGGCTCGGCGGCCTCCACCGCCAACGGCGCCGCCGACGGGTACGACAGCGATGGCTACAGCTTCGCGCCCCC TACACCGTCAACGTTGTCAATGTCCATACCTCCTGAGCTTGCTGGAGCTATTCCGTTAATTGATCGATTCCAG GTGGAGGGCTTTCTCAAAGCAATGCAAAAGCAGATTCATTCAGCTGGAAAACGtggatttttttctaaaaagtcTGTTGGGCCACAAGCTCGTGAGAAGTTcactttggaagatatgttgtGCTTTCAAAAG GATCCTATTCCAACTTCATTACTAAAGATAAGCAGTGACCTTGTAAGCCGCTCAATTAAGTTGTTCCATGTCATACTAAAGTACATGGGCATCGATTCACCAGCAATAATAAGTTTAGAGGAGAGAATAGAACTTGTTGCAAAGCTCTACAAGCATACGTTGAAGCGTTCTGAACTTCGAGATGAACTCTTTGCACAGATTTCAAAACAAACACGTAACAATCCTGATAG GGGTTGGTCAATAAGAGCTTGGGAGCTTATGTACCTGTGTGCATCATCTATGCCACCAAGCAAAGATATTGGGGCATACTTGTCCGAGTATGTTCACTATGTTGCCCACGGAGCCACAACTGATTCTGATGTTCGAGTTCTAGCACTGAACACACTAAATGCATTAAAGCGATCAGTCAAGGCAGGTCCTAGGGTTACAATTCCTGCATGGGAGGAAATAGAAGCTCTTTTGACAAGCCGGAAGCTTACAACAATTGTATTTTTCTTGgacgaaacttttgaagaaatcaCCTATGACATGGCAACAACTGTTGCTGATGCTGTTGAG GAACTTGCTGGCATTATCAAACTTTCAGTGTATTCTAGTTTCAGCCTATTTGAATGTCGGAAGGTTGTTAACGGATCAAAGTCTTCCGAGGTTGGCAATG AGGAATACATTGGATTAGATGATAACAAATATATTGGCGACTTGCTATCTGAATTCAAATCAGCTAAGGATCGCAACAAAGGAGAAATTCTTCATTGCAAACTTGTATTCAAGAAACGTCTCTTCCGCGAGTCGGATGAGGCTGTGACTGATCCAATGTTTGTTCAGCTATCATATGTCCAG TTGCAACATGATTACATTTTGGGAAACTATCCTGTCGGCAGGGATGATGCTTCACAACTCTCTGCTCTGCAAATCTTGGTTGAGATTGGATACATTGACAATCCTGAGTCCTGTGT TGAATGGATATCACTTTTAGAGAGATTTCTTCCTAGACAAGTGGCGATTACCAGAGCAAAGAGAGACTGGGAGCCTGACATCATTTCACGCTTTCAGTTAATG GAACACTTATCAAAGGACGATGCACGACAACAATTTCTCAGAATCTTAAGGACTCTTCCATATGGGAACTCTGTTTTCTTTAGTGTTCGGAAGATTGATGATCCAATAGGATTGCTACCTGGAAAAATTATTTTGGGAATCAACAAACGAGGG GTTCACTTTTTCCGCCCGGTTCCCAAGGAATATCTTCATTCTGCAGAACTAAGAGACATCATGCAATTTGGTAGCAGCAATACTGCTGTTTTCTTTAAAATGCGAGTTGCTGGTGTTCTTCATATCTTTCAATTTGAAACAAAGCAG GGCGAGGAAATATGTGTAGCACTTCAAACACATATAAATGACGTCATGCTCCGCAGATATTCAAAAGCACGCTCTGCTAATAGTGTGACATTGCAAAATGATGTTAACCAAGCATATAAGCCACCAAATATCGAAATGTATGAGAAGCGTGTCCAAGAACTGACAAAAACAGTCGAGGAATCTCAGAAGAAAGCAGATCGG TTGCAAGAAGATCTACAGTTGAAGACAAAACAAGAAACGGAGATGCAGGAAGAGTTGGAAGGGCTAAGAGATACCTTGCAATCTGAACGACAAAGTTCCAAAGAAGTAAAAAATGAGCTTGATAAACTAAAATCTCTATATGATGAGAAAGAATCTGCTTTGCAG GCTGCCCTGATGGAAAAAAGTAGACTTGAAACTAGATTAACAAATGGCCAGGGCCGTGAGAGAGATACTTTGACAACTGTAGGCAGCGTCAATAGTGACATTGAG ATGTTTACCAAACTTAAGGAGGAGTTGAAATCATACCAAAAGGAGCTTGATGCATCAAAAGAGGTCTTGAAGAAGCTAATGTCGGAAAAGAATCTTCTTGAGCAAAAAGTTCAAAGGCTTGAAAGAATGAAAAATGAAGAG AAAAGCACAATGGAAATGGTTTATGCGGATGAATGCCGTAAACTGAAATCTCAAATTGCTGAATTGGAGCAGAAATTGGAAGTTGCGACACGTTCTTTAAATGTGGCTGAGTCAAATCTTTCTTTAAGAAATGCTGAGGTTGATAGCTTGCAAAATAGTCTGAAAGAACTTGATGAGTTAAGAGAGTTCAAAGCG GATGTTGACAGAAAGAACCAACAAACTGCTGAAATTCTTAAAAGGCAAGGAGCACAATTGGTGGAACTTGAGAATGTTTATAAGCAAGAACAGGTTCTGCGAAAGCGTTATTATAATACAATTGAag ATATGAAAGGAAAAATAAGAGTTTTTTGTCGCTTGCGCCCTCTAAGCGATAAGGAACGTTCTTTCGAGGAGAAAAATATAGTTTGTAGTCCTGATGAATTTACAATTGCACATCCATGGAAAGATGAAAAGTCGAAGCAACATATATATGATCGTGTTTTTGATGCAAACACAAGTCAAGAAGAAGTCTTTGAGGATACTAAG TATCTGGTACAGTCAGCTGTTGATGGATATAATGTTTGTATATTTGCGTATGGCCAAACTGGTTCTGGGAAGACTTTCACTATTTATGGTTCAGATAACAATCCTGGTCTTACTCCAAGGGCCACATCTGAACTTTTTAGGGTGATAAAGCGCGATAGTAACAAATATTCATTTTCTTTGAAG GCATATATGGTGGAGCTTTATCAAGATAATCTTGTGGATTTATTGTTGCCTAGAAATGCGAAGCAGCTAAAGTTAGAGATAAAAAAAGATTCCAAG GGTGTTGTTACTGTTGAAAATGCGACAGTTGTGAGCATTTCAAGTATTGAGGAACTGAGGGCTATAATTTCAAGAGGTTCTGAGAGGAGGCACACTGCAGGAACGAATATGAATGATGAGAGTTCAAGGTCTCATCTAATTCTTTCAATCATTATTGAAAGTACAAATCTCCAAACTCAATCATATGCAAGAGGCAAG CTAAGTTTTGTGGACCTTGCTGGTTCTGAGAGGGTGAAAAAATCTGGTTCAGCAGGAAAGCAATTGAAAGAAGCACAAAGTATAAATAAATCTCTTTCTGCTTTGGCTGATGTTATTGGTGCTTTATCTTCTGATGGACAACATATACCTTACCGGAACCATAAGTTAACAATGCTTATGAGTGATTCTCTCGGAGGCAATGCGAAGACCTTAATGTTTGTGAATGTTTCACCAGCAGAGTCTAACTTGGAGGAGACTTACAACTCACTGAT GTATGCTTCACGGGTTCGTTGCATTGTTAATTATACGAGCAAGCATGTTGCCCCAAAAGAAATCATGAGGTTGAAGAAGTTAATCGCCTACTGGAAGGAGCAAGCAGGCAAGCGGAGTGATGGGGACGAATTAGAGGAGATACAGGAAGAGAGGATCTCAAAAGAGAGAGCAGACAATCGCCTGACTGGTTGA